The Mytilus edulis chromosome 12, xbMytEdul2.2, whole genome shotgun sequence genome contains a region encoding:
- the LOC139497561 gene encoding complement C1q and tumor necrosis factor-related protein 9B-like: protein MKYLFLICCLMILFVCISSADDKGEKGDKGEKGEKGEKGEKGEKGEKGENGENGEKGEKGPKGEKGDKGNTGQIGPIGPKGMTGPKGDMGDTGNIGPKGPTGQTGMPGLKGDMGERGYPGKDGEYYTYQILYLKYGSKG, encoded by the exons ATGAAATATCTATTTCTCATCTGTTGTCtgatgattttgtttgtttgtatatcttCTGCTGACGACAAAGGag aaaagggagataaGGGAGAAAAGGGAGAGAAGGGAGAAAAAGGAGAGAAGGGAGAAAAAGGAGAGAAGGGAGAGAATGGAGAAAACGGAGAGAAGGGAGAAAAGG GTCCGAAAGGAGAAAAGGGAGACAAAGGCAATACCG GACAAATAGGACCAATAGGACCGAAGGGCATGACTG gaCCGAAAGGAGATATGGGAGACACAGGAAATATCG GACCAAAAGGACCAACAGGACAAACGGGCATGCCTG GATTGAAAGGAGATATGGGAGAAAGAGGATATCCTG gAAAAGATGGTGAGTATTATACGTATCAaatattgtatttgaaatatGGTTCAAAAGGCTAA